One genomic segment of Suncus etruscus isolate mSunEtr1 chromosome 15, mSunEtr1.pri.cur, whole genome shotgun sequence includes these proteins:
- the LOC126031290 gene encoding LOW QUALITY PROTEIN: zinc finger protein OZF-like (The sequence of the model RefSeq protein was modified relative to this genomic sequence to represent the inferred CDS: inserted 1 base in 1 codon) — MSHLSQQXPFACKICRKVFNHKSNLTEHEHFHSREKPFECNECGKAFSQKQYVIKHQNTHTEEKLFECNQRGKSFSQKENLLTHQKIHTGEKPFQCKDCGKAFIQKSNLIRHQRTHTGEKPFVCKECGKTFSGKSNLTEHEKIHIGKKPFKCNECGTAFRQKKYLIKHQNIHTGEKPYECNECGKVFSQRMSLIVHVRIHSGDKPYECNVCGKAFLQSSSLTVHVRSHTGEKPYCCNECGKAFSQFSTLALHTKIHTGKKPYQCSECGKAFSQKSHHIRHQKIHTH, encoded by the exons ATGTCACACCTCAGTCAGC GCCCCTTTGCCTGTAAGATATGCAGGAAAGTCTTCAATCACAAATCAAATCTCACGGAGCATGAGCATTTTCATAGCAGAGAGAAACCTTTCGAATGTAACGAATGTGGGAAAGCTTTCAGCCAAAAGCAGTATGTTATCAAACATCAGAACACACATACTGAAGAGAAGCTGTTTGAATGTAATCAGCGTGGAAAATCCTTTAGCCAAAAGGAAAACCTGCTCACACATCAGAAAATTCACACCGGAGAGAAACCATTTCAGTGTAAAGATTGTGGGAAAGCCTTCATTCAGAAGTCCAacctcatcagacaccagagaactcacacaggagagaagccctttGTTTGTAAGGAATGTGGGAAAACCTTCAGTGGCAAGTCCAACCTTACTGAGCATGAGAAGATTCATATTGGAAAGAAACCCTTTAAATGTAATGAATGTGGAACAGCTTTTAGGCAGAAGAAGTATCTCATAAAACATCAGAACATTCACACTGGTGAGAAACCCTATGAGTGTAATGAGTGTGGAAAAGTCTTTTCTCAACGAATGTCACTTATTGTACATGTGAGAATTCATTCAGGGGATAAGCCTTACGAATGTAATGTGTGTGGGAAAGCCTTCTTGCAAAGTTCCTCTCTCACTGTTCATGTGAGAAGCCACACAGGTGAGAAACCATATTGTTGCAATGAATGTGGGAAAGCTTTCTCTCAATTTTCAACCCTTGCTCTACacac aaaaatacacaccgGCAAGAAACCCTATCAGTGTAGTGAGTGTGGGAAAGCTTTCAGCCAGAAGTCTCACCACATCCGACACCAGAAAATTCACACTCATTAA